In Flavobacterium sp. N3904, one DNA window encodes the following:
- the dinB gene encoding DNA polymerase IV: MARAIVHLDMNTFFVSCERITNSQLEGIPLIIGGGDRGVVASCSYEARRFGVRSAMPINMALKLCPQAKVMKGDMELYSKFSHTITEIIQEKAPIVEKASIDEFYLDITGMDKFYGSYKWTDELAKTITKETGLPLTFALSVNKTVSKIGTGEGKQKQNLEIPEHLVKAFLNPLSIQKIPMVGDVTFRLLSRIGIRTIQTLSEMPAEVLQQMIGKNGVEIWKKANGIDNNPVEPYTERKSISTEHTFSQDTIDLIKLKSILIGMVEKLAFQLRSEQWLTSTIVVKIRYANFDTETKQCKIAYTSADHVLTKNVMELFDKLYQRRMRLRLIGIRFSGLVRGTYQINLFEDTEEMLALYEAMDKMKSRYGFDAVMRCAGASFKPNTKDEILRRLPKP; encoded by the coding sequence ATGGCTAGGGCAATTGTACATCTCGATATGAATACTTTTTTCGTTTCCTGCGAAAGAATCACTAATTCTCAATTAGAAGGTATTCCGCTAATTATAGGCGGCGGTGACCGTGGTGTAGTCGCATCCTGTTCCTATGAAGCACGCCGTTTTGGTGTGCGTTCCGCTATGCCTATAAACATGGCTTTAAAGCTTTGTCCACAAGCCAAAGTGATGAAAGGAGATATGGAATTATACTCAAAATTCTCGCATACTATTACCGAAATTATTCAAGAGAAAGCACCTATAGTGGAGAAAGCCAGTATCGATGAGTTTTATTTAGACATTACCGGAATGGATAAATTTTATGGCAGTTATAAATGGACAGATGAACTCGCTAAAACGATTACAAAAGAAACAGGTTTGCCCTTAACTTTTGCCTTATCCGTTAATAAAACGGTTTCAAAAATTGGCACTGGTGAAGGAAAGCAAAAGCAAAATCTAGAAATACCAGAGCACTTGGTAAAGGCATTTTTAAATCCATTATCCATTCAAAAAATCCCAATGGTGGGTGATGTAACTTTTAGGTTATTATCAAGAATTGGAATTCGAACAATACAAACACTCTCTGAGATGCCAGCTGAGGTCCTTCAACAAATGATTGGTAAAAACGGTGTGGAGATTTGGAAAAAAGCAAATGGAATAGACAACAATCCGGTAGAACCCTACACGGAAAGAAAATCAATATCAACCGAACATACTTTCTCTCAAGACACTATTGATTTAATCAAATTAAAATCAATTTTAATAGGAATGGTCGAAAAACTAGCTTTTCAACTGCGTTCAGAACAATGGCTAACTTCAACTATAGTGGTCAAAATACGATACGCCAATTTTGATACCGAAACGAAGCAATGCAAAATTGCTTATACTTCAGCAGATCATGTACTCACCAAAAACGTAATGGAGCTTTTCGACAAATTATACCAAAGACGAATGAGATTGCGATTAATTGGCATTCGTTTTAGCGGTCTGGTGAGAGGAACCTATCAAATCAATCTGTTTGAGGATACCGAAGAAATGTTGGCACTCTATGAAGCAATGGACAAAATGAAAAGCCGCTATGGATTTGATGCCGTAATGCGTTGTGCCGGCGCATCCTTTAAACCCAACACCAAAGACGAAATTTTAAGAAGACTCCCCAAACCCTAA
- a CDS encoding DNA polymerase III subunit alpha: MYLNCHSFHSLRYGTIPLNDLIGQAVTCGVKAMALTDINTVTGIYAFIKSCDAVGIKPLVGIEFHSENKMRYIGLAKDASGLAEMNRFLTAHNFSGEPLPKQAPEFVSVFIIYTIENAPLSLRENEYIGIRPEELPKLFAAELKSKIAKMVVLQPVTFRTKKEFNLHKILRAIDSNIILSKLTEADYCKTTEVLKPLEELLTHYTVYPEIIANTENVIEQCNFKFEFNTPRNKKYYTNNRQSDIELLTSLAHQGMLWRYGKKNTEAKARVAKELKVIDQLEFSGYFLITWDIIRYSNSRGFMHIGRGSGANSIIAYCLGITDICPLELDLYFERFLNENRKSPPDFDIDWSWKERDVILEYIFNRYGKENVAFCGTNVEFKYRSIFREVGKVFGLPKEELDMLAKNPMKLHDKNHIVKLVQEYGMLLEKYPNQRSMHSCGIIISEEPITNYTPLELPPKGFPIVLFDMHVAEDIGFEKFDILSQRGIGHIDDTVKLIEKNKGIRVNIRDTSISKNEALANNYLAQGKTIGCFYIESPAMRGLLRRLKCDNYKTLVAASSIIRPGVAKSGMMKEYIFRHNNPSKFEYFHEVFKQQLGETYGIMVYQEDVIKIALHYGGLPAADGDILRRAMSGKGRSLAALQKVKDNFFASCAQKGHPPNLSEEIYRQIESFAGYSFCKAHSASYAVESYQSLYLKVYYPVEFMVAVINNQGGFYRTEVYVHEARMAGATVHNPCVNKSTFETNLYGTDIYLGFMHVLSLDSKMALFIQSDREKNGNFISLEDFINRIPMGIESIKTLIFIGAFRFTNQTKNQLLVIASLLLNNLKPENKNLMLIQEPVKEFKLPNLERSLLEDAFDEIELLSFPVSCTVFELLQTKYRGDIMAKNLAIHHKKQVKMLAYLISRKQVPTIKGNMYFGTWIDYEGTYFDTVHFPDNLLQFPFQGGGCYLLLGIVEVDYHFPTVTISKMAKMPFVPDPRYMDAKDQYRTQQQIREDISGTDREPYPQAHEINLPRHRMNA; the protein is encoded by the coding sequence ATGTACCTCAACTGCCACTCCTTCCACTCCCTCCGTTACGGCACCATTCCCCTCAATGATCTTATAGGGCAAGCTGTTACTTGTGGAGTAAAAGCAATGGCATTAACGGATATTAATACCGTAACTGGCATTTATGCTTTTATCAAAAGCTGTGATGCTGTAGGGATTAAACCGCTTGTGGGTATCGAATTCCATTCTGAAAATAAAATGCGTTACATCGGTTTAGCCAAAGACGCAAGTGGACTGGCAGAAATGAATCGTTTTTTAACAGCTCATAACTTCAGCGGAGAACCATTACCAAAGCAAGCACCAGAATTCGTTTCTGTTTTTATAATCTACACCATAGAAAATGCACCACTTTCGCTACGAGAGAATGAATACATTGGTATTCGCCCCGAAGAATTGCCCAAACTTTTTGCTGCAGAACTTAAAAGTAAAATAGCCAAAATGGTCGTGTTGCAACCAGTGACTTTTAGAACAAAAAAGGAATTCAATCTACATAAAATTTTAAGGGCAATTGATTCCAATATCATTCTATCAAAACTAACAGAAGCCGACTATTGCAAAACCACTGAAGTCCTAAAACCGTTAGAAGAACTTTTAACTCATTATACGGTATATCCCGAAATTATTGCCAATACAGAAAATGTAATTGAACAATGCAATTTCAAATTTGAATTCAATACGCCTAGAAATAAAAAATACTATACCAACAATCGTCAAAGCGATATCGAATTACTAACTTCTTTGGCCCATCAGGGCATGTTATGGAGGTATGGGAAAAAAAATACAGAAGCAAAAGCAAGAGTTGCAAAAGAACTCAAAGTCATTGACCAATTAGAATTCAGTGGGTACTTTCTAATAACCTGGGATATTATTCGCTACAGCAACAGCCGCGGTTTCATGCACATTGGTCGTGGAAGCGGTGCCAACAGTATCATTGCCTATTGTTTAGGTATTACTGATATATGCCCTTTGGAACTAGATCTGTATTTTGAACGGTTTCTAAATGAAAATCGAAAAAGCCCACCTGATTTTGATATTGATTGGAGTTGGAAAGAACGGGATGTAATCCTGGAATACATCTTCAATCGGTATGGCAAAGAAAATGTGGCTTTTTGTGGTACCAATGTCGAATTCAAATACCGTTCAATTTTCAGAGAAGTGGGTAAAGTTTTCGGTCTTCCAAAAGAGGAATTAGATATGTTGGCTAAAAACCCCATGAAATTGCATGATAAGAACCACATTGTAAAGTTGGTACAAGAGTATGGAATGTTACTGGAGAAATACCCCAATCAACGAAGTATGCATTCCTGTGGCATTATAATTTCCGAAGAACCGATAACAAATTACACACCTCTTGAGTTGCCTCCAAAAGGATTTCCAATTGTGCTTTTTGATATGCATGTCGCCGAAGATATTGGTTTTGAAAAGTTCGATATTTTAAGCCAACGAGGAATTGGCCATATTGATGATACGGTCAAACTGATTGAAAAAAACAAAGGGATTCGGGTAAATATTCGCGATACATCAATTTCAAAAAATGAAGCATTAGCCAATAATTATTTGGCTCAAGGCAAAACGATTGGTTGTTTTTATATCGAAAGTCCAGCAATGCGGGGTTTATTAAGAAGACTCAAATGTGATAATTACAAAACATTGGTGGCAGCTTCTTCTATCATTCGCCCGGGAGTAGCCAAATCAGGAATGATGAAAGAATACATTTTCCGCCACAACAACCCATCTAAATTTGAGTATTTCCATGAGGTGTTCAAACAGCAATTGGGCGAAACCTACGGAATTATGGTGTACCAAGAAGATGTTATCAAAATAGCATTACACTATGGAGGTTTACCTGCTGCAGACGGAGATATTCTAAGACGTGCCATGTCTGGCAAAGGACGTTCGCTTGCAGCGTTACAAAAAGTGAAAGACAACTTCTTTGCATCATGCGCTCAAAAAGGACATCCGCCTAACCTTAGCGAAGAAATATACCGTCAGATTGAATCATTTGCAGGGTATTCATTTTGCAAAGCGCATTCAGCATCCTATGCAGTTGAAAGCTATCAAAGTTTATACTTAAAAGTCTATTATCCTGTAGAATTCATGGTAGCAGTAATTAACAACCAAGGAGGATTTTACAGAACAGAAGTCTACGTCCATGAAGCAAGAATGGCAGGTGCTACAGTTCACAATCCTTGTGTAAACAAAAGTACTTTCGAAACGAATCTCTACGGTACTGATATCTATTTAGGTTTTATGCACGTTCTTAGTTTAGATAGTAAAATGGCTCTATTTATTCAATCCGATAGAGAAAAAAACGGAAACTTTATTTCTTTAGAAGACTTTATAAATCGCATTCCAATGGGAATAGAAAGCATTAAAACATTAATATTCATTGGTGCTTTTCGGTTTACCAATCAAACGAAGAACCAACTTTTAGTAATTGCTAGTCTATTGCTTAATAATTTAAAACCGGAGAATAAAAATTTGATGCTGATACAAGAACCAGTGAAAGAGTTTAAACTCCCAAATTTGGAACGCTCCCTACTCGAAGATGCTTTTGATGAAATTGAATTATTGAGTTTTCCAGTATCATGTACTGTTTTTGAATTGCTTCAAACGAAGTATCGTGGTGATATTATGGCAAAAAATTTAGCCATTCATCACAAAAAGCAAGTCAAAATGTTAGCCTATCTCATCTCGAGAAAACAAGTGCCAACGATAAAAGGAAATATGTATTTCGGCACTTGGATAGATTATGAAGGCACGTATTTTGACACCGTACATTTTCCTGATAACCTATTACAGTTTCCTTTTCAAGGTGGTGGATGTTATTTGTTATTGGGAATTGTCGAAGTAGATTATCATTTTCCAACTGTTACGATTTCAAAAATGGCGAAGATGCCATTTGTCCCAGATCCACGTTATATGGATGCCAAAGACCAATATAGAACCCAACAACAGATAAGGGAGGATATAAGTGGAACCGACAGAGAACCATATCCACAAGCACATGAAATTAATTTGCCAAGACACCGAATGAATGCTTAA
- a CDS encoding XRE family transcriptional regulator, translated as MSLFSDNIRTLRIKDKISQEKLAEQLGITRGRYVKYEDGTSEAPYDILKKIAHHFHISIDLLLAVDVRKIDIQDLIKLENNRLILPIQVDTIGENVIEIVTQKVKAGYLSGYADPEYIESLQQISLPFLGPGKHRGFPVEGDSMPPHEEGSIIVGRYVERLGEVQDGKTYILITKNQGMVYKRLNKNKKNALVLESDNRFYPNYEVKFSEILEIWEFECNIGRTDKKEPVTEIESLREILLELKREVSVIKEQTNSQA; from the coding sequence ATGTCGTTATTTTCAGACAATATCAGAACGCTGCGCATTAAGGATAAAATCTCCCAAGAAAAATTAGCGGAGCAGTTGGGAATTACCAGAGGGAGGTATGTTAAATATGAAGATGGAACCTCAGAAGCTCCTTATGATATTTTGAAGAAAATTGCTCATCATTTTCACATCAGTATTGATTTATTGTTAGCTGTTGATGTGCGTAAAATAGACATTCAGGATTTAATTAAATTAGAAAACAACCGATTGATATTACCCATTCAAGTTGATACCATTGGGGAGAATGTTATTGAAATTGTAACTCAAAAAGTGAAAGCCGGTTATTTGAGTGGCTATGCCGATCCCGAATATATTGAAAGTTTACAGCAAATTTCTTTACCCTTTTTGGGACCAGGAAAACATCGAGGATTTCCAGTTGAAGGCGATTCTATGCCACCGCATGAGGAAGGTTCTATTATTGTTGGTCGCTATGTTGAAAGGCTAGGGGAGGTGCAGGACGGCAAAACGTATATATTGATTACTAAAAACCAAGGGATGGTTTATAAGCGTTTGAATAAAAATAAAAAAAATGCTTTGGTTCTGGAATCGGATAATCGATTCTACCCCAATTATGAAGTTAAGTTTTCTGAAATTCTAGAAATTTGGGAATTCGAATGTAATATTGGACGAACGGATAAGAAAGAACCAGTAACAGAAATTGAAAGTTTACGAGAAATTTTATTGGAATTGAAACGGGAAGTTTCGGTAATTAAGGAACAAACGAATTCTCAAGCATAA
- a CDS encoding tetratricopeptide repeat protein: MKQNLLIFISLLIFQLTFGQSADELNQQSKALVQQGKYDEAFPILKKSAELGNAEAQYNLGYFLQNGVAGIKNEKEAIEWYKKSSDNGFNDGHYALMMAYGNGQGIEQNSEKAFEYALKCANNNDATCMWNIVDCYLTGNGVKADTSKFKEWIIKLAKLPNPENLALSGNITSARLELANFYGNGKYFEKDIYQSYLWYLIYNESKIDFSILKQEEAIKDIKELEKSLSKEQIEKAPKDAQILLGRKLDKVSELYKNSL; this comes from the coding sequence ATGAAACAAAACCTCTTAATTTTTATTTCTCTTTTGATTTTTCAACTAACATTTGGACAAAGTGCAGATGAATTAAATCAACAATCAAAAGCATTAGTGCAACAAGGAAAATATGATGAAGCTTTCCCAATTTTAAAAAAATCAGCTGAATTAGGAAATGCTGAAGCTCAATATAATTTGGGATATTTTTTGCAAAACGGAGTAGCTGGAATTAAAAACGAAAAAGAAGCTATCGAATGGTATAAAAAATCATCTGACAATGGTTTTAATGATGGACATTATGCATTGATGATGGCTTATGGTAATGGACAAGGAATCGAACAAAACTCTGAAAAGGCTTTTGAATATGCTCTGAAATGTGCAAACAATAATGACGCTACTTGTATGTGGAATATTGTAGATTGTTATCTGACAGGAAATGGAGTAAAAGCTGACACATCAAAATTCAAAGAATGGATAATAAAACTTGCCAAACTCCCCAATCCTGAAAATCTTGCGCTGAGCGGAAATATAACTTCCGCAAGATTAGAATTAGCCAACTTTTATGGAAACGGAAAATATTTTGAAAAAGATATTTATCAAAGCTATTTATGGTACTTAATCTACAATGAATCAAAAATTGATTTTAGTATTTTAAAACAGGAAGAAGCTATTAAAGACATCAAAGAACTTGAGAAAAGTTTATCTAAAGAACAAATCGAAAAAGCACCAAAAGATGCTCAAATATTGTTAGGACGAAAGCTGGACAAAGTAAGTGAACTTTACAAAAACTCTCTCTAA